From one Pseudomonas sp. MYb118 genomic stretch:
- a CDS encoding ABC transporter permease has product MSALAFDNAIPVVARKDRAALWRAYGLLAPLVLFLLLTFVGPIGTLLWRAVADPELAQALPATAQAVAQWDGTSTPDARLFAPLVQDLQQVPPRELAAAARRLAYEAPALRALLTTARREVTKLDGTAASLQALDPRWLDNATWQTFKRAAGPVGSYHLLSAVDLKHDYRDGLVAREEAGLYRAILGRTFGIAAITTLVCVLLTFPLCAFLDKRTPRTRNALLLLILLPFWTSILVRTTAWMVLLQDEGLVNAWLLRLGLVDSPLHLLYNRFGVILALVHVMLPFMVFPLLAAMAGCNRLLVQAAYSMGARPLRVFFQVYLPQVLPGLAAGALMVFIVTLGFYITPALLGGPADQMISFYIAQFTTGTLNWGLASALGLILLVATTLLYLVQAHLARRGHEGAKR; this is encoded by the coding sequence ATGAGTGCTCTTGCCTTCGACAACGCCATCCCGGTGGTGGCGCGCAAGGACCGCGCAGCGCTGTGGCGGGCCTATGGCCTGCTGGCGCCTTTGGTGCTGTTCCTGCTGCTGACCTTCGTCGGGCCCATCGGCACGCTGTTGTGGCGCGCCGTGGCCGACCCGGAACTGGCCCAGGCGCTGCCCGCCACGGCGCAGGCCGTGGCGCAGTGGGACGGCACCTCAACGCCGGATGCACGCCTGTTCGCGCCACTGGTGCAGGACCTGCAACAAGTGCCGCCACGGGAACTCGCCGCAGCGGCACGCCGCCTGGCCTACGAGGCGCCAGCACTGCGCGCCCTGCTGACCACGGCCCGGCGCGAGGTCACCAAACTGGACGGCACCGCCGCCTCGTTGCAGGCCCTCGACCCACGCTGGCTGGACAACGCCACCTGGCAGACCTTCAAGCGTGCCGCCGGGCCAGTGGGCAGCTATCACCTGCTGTCGGCGGTGGACTTGAAGCACGATTACCGCGACGGGCTGGTGGCCAGGGAAGAAGCCGGGCTGTACCGGGCGATCCTCGGCCGGACCTTCGGCATTGCAGCGATCACTACGCTTGTCTGCGTGCTGCTGACGTTCCCGTTGTGCGCCTTTCTCGACAAGCGCACGCCGCGCACCCGCAATGCCTTGCTGCTGTTGATCCTGCTGCCGTTCTGGACCTCGATCCTGGTGCGCACCACTGCCTGGATGGTGCTGCTGCAGGACGAAGGCCTGGTCAACGCCTGGCTGCTGCGCCTGGGCCTGGTCGACAGCCCCTTGCACCTGCTCTACAACCGCTTCGGGGTGATCCTGGCGCTGGTCCACGTGATGCTGCCGTTCATGGTCTTTCCGTTGCTGGCGGCCATGGCTGGCTGCAACCGCTTGCTGGTGCAGGCGGCCTACTCCATGGGCGCGCGGCCGTTGCGGGTGTTTTTCCAGGTCTACCTGCCGCAGGTGTTGCCGGGCTTGGCGGCCGGCGCGCTGATGGTGTTCATCGTCACCCTGGGTTTCTACATCACACCGGCGCTGCTCGGCGGGCCCGCCGACCAGATGATCAGCTTCTACATCGCCCAGTTCACCACCGGCACCCTCAACTGGGGCCTGGCCTCGGCCCTGGGCCTGATCCTGCTGGTGGCCACCACCCTGCTTTATCTGGTCCAGGCACACCTGGCCCGGCGCGGCCATGAAGGAGCCAAACGATGA
- a CDS encoding class II histone deacetylase: protein MSNSGFFHDEHCFWHSGGLFALTLPVGGWVEPPSGAAHAESPESKRRLKNLVEVSGLGRSLVQRGGEPVSMAQMLKVHTPEYLQRFRQLCANGGGLLDPGAPVGPATYEVARVSAGLVSAAVNQVLQGELSNAYVLSRPPGHHALPDQAMGFCYLNNIAIAIEIARERFGIERVAVLDWDVHHGNGTQTIYYERDDVLTLSIHQQRAYPRGYTGEHDTGSGAGAGLNVNVPLPPGSGHEAYLYAMQRIVLPALERYRPQLIIVACGYDASGVDPLGRMLLHSDSYRELTRLTREAAERLCDGKLVLVHEGGYAEAYVPFCGLAAIEALSGLRTEVQDPLLAMLESQQPDAQTVAFQKTLIDQLL from the coding sequence ATGAGCAACAGCGGATTTTTTCACGATGAACACTGCTTCTGGCACAGCGGCGGCCTGTTCGCCCTGACCTTGCCGGTGGGCGGCTGGGTCGAACCGCCATCGGGCGCCGCCCACGCCGAATCGCCGGAGTCGAAACGGCGCCTGAAGAACCTGGTGGAAGTCTCGGGCCTGGGCAGGTCGCTGGTGCAGCGCGGCGGCGAGCCGGTGTCCATGGCGCAGATGCTCAAGGTACACACGCCCGAATACCTGCAACGCTTTCGCCAGCTGTGCGCCAACGGTGGCGGCCTGCTCGACCCGGGCGCGCCGGTCGGCCCGGCCACCTACGAGGTCGCCCGGGTCTCGGCCGGGCTGGTCAGCGCGGCGGTCAACCAGGTGCTGCAAGGCGAGCTGAGCAACGCCTATGTACTCAGCCGCCCGCCGGGCCATCACGCCCTGCCCGACCAGGCCATGGGTTTCTGCTACCTGAACAACATCGCCATCGCCATCGAGATCGCCCGCGAGCGCTTTGGTATCGAGCGCGTGGCGGTGCTCGACTGGGACGTGCACCACGGCAACGGCACCCAGACAATCTATTACGAGCGCGACGATGTGCTGACGCTGTCGATCCACCAGCAGCGCGCCTACCCCCGCGGCTACACCGGCGAGCACGACACCGGCAGCGGCGCCGGGGCCGGCCTGAACGTCAACGTGCCGCTGCCACCGGGCAGTGGCCACGAGGCCTACCTGTACGCGATGCAGCGCATCGTCCTGCCGGCGCTGGAGCGTTATCGCCCGCAACTGATCATCGTCGCCTGCGGCTATGACGCCAGTGGCGTCGACCCGCTGGGGCGCATGTTGCTGCACAGCGACAGCTACCGCGAACTGACCCGCCTGACCCGCGAGGCGGCCGAACGCCTGTGCGACGGCAAACTGGTGCTGGTGCATGAAGGCGGTTACGCCGAAGCCTATGTGCCGTTCTGCGGGTTGGCGGCCATCGAGGCGCTCAGTGGCCTGCGCACCGAGGTGCAGGACCCGTTGCTGGCCATGCTCGAATCGCAGCAGCCCGATGCGCAAACCGTGGCCTTCCAGAAAACCCTGATCGACCAACTGCTGTAA
- a CDS encoding OprD family porin codes for MNAKKTKLALAVTCALSCNAMADTGGFVEDAHFSIKARNFYMNRNFLDDRTSQNYSEEWAQGFIGIFESGYTPGTVGFGVDAIGLLGLKLDTGGGRKGGGTLLLEEDSDGAKSSYSKGGAAVKARFSKTVFKFGEQLMNLPVLATSDNRLLPETTQGWLVTSKEIPDLTLHAGHFTGLRARDQSEHDSGGMTSVDLFGGNYNFNKQLNLRAYHSDVEDYWRKYYLGTTLSLPISEGLAATFDFNGYDTKSEGRQLGGILDNRIWSLSAALAAGPHTFTVAHQRVTGTGNYTYGVDGNSTVFLANSVQYSDFNYENERSWQARYDFNFAGVGIPGLSFMGRYLRGTDFHTAQTDNGRAWERDLELKYVVQSGSAKDLSFRIRQASFRSPDRGLNFNEVRVITEYPINIF; via the coding sequence ATGAATGCTAAGAAGACCAAATTGGCACTGGCTGTTACTTGCGCCCTCTCCTGCAACGCCATGGCCGACACGGGTGGCTTTGTCGAAGATGCGCACTTCTCGATAAAAGCGCGCAACTTTTACATGAACCGCAACTTCCTCGACGACCGCACTTCGCAGAACTATTCCGAAGAATGGGCGCAGGGTTTCATTGGCATTTTCGAGTCCGGTTATACCCCGGGCACCGTTGGCTTCGGGGTGGACGCCATCGGCTTGCTCGGCTTGAAACTGGACACCGGCGGCGGACGCAAAGGCGGTGGCACGCTGCTGCTGGAGGAAGACAGCGACGGCGCCAAGAGCAGCTATTCCAAGGGTGGCGCTGCGGTGAAGGCGCGGTTCTCGAAAACCGTCTTCAAGTTCGGCGAGCAACTGATGAACCTGCCGGTGCTGGCCACCAGCGACAACCGCCTGTTGCCGGAAACCACCCAGGGCTGGCTGGTCACCAGCAAGGAAATCCCCGACCTGACACTGCACGCCGGCCACTTCACCGGATTGCGCGCCCGCGACCAGAGTGAACACGACAGCGGCGGCATGACCTCGGTGGACTTGTTCGGCGGCAACTACAACTTCAATAAACAATTGAACCTGCGCGCCTATCATTCCGATGTGGAAGATTACTGGCGCAAGTATTACTTGGGCACCACGTTGTCATTACCGATCAGCGAAGGTTTGGCCGCCACATTCGATTTCAACGGCTATGACACCAAGAGCGAAGGCCGGCAATTGGGCGGCATCCTCGATAACCGCATCTGGAGTTTGTCGGCTGCCCTGGCGGCCGGGCCACACACTTTCACGGTCGCCCATCAGCGCGTCACCGGCACCGGCAACTACACCTACGGCGTGGATGGCAACAGCACGGTGTTCCTGGCCAACTCCGTGCAGTACTCGGACTTCAACTACGAGAACGAACGTTCGTGGCAGGCCCGCTACGATTTCAACTTCGCCGGTGTCGGCATCCCCGGCTTGAGTTTCATGGGCCGCTACCTGCGCGGCACCGACTTCCACACCGCGCAGACCGACAACGGCCGCGCCTGGGAGCGCGACCTGGAACTCAAGTACGTGGTGCAGTCGGGCTCGGCCAAGGACCTGTCCTTCCGCATTCGCCAGGCCAGTTTCCGCAGCCCTGATCGCGGGCTGAACTTCAACGAAGTGCGGGTGATCACCGAGTATCCGATCAACATCTTCTAA
- a CDS encoding ABC transporter permease, which yields MIRNPNRGPLAWFGNLGLSLSGVLVLAFLLLPILVVLPLSFSDNRYMSLPLGSFTLHWYEQFFGSSQWLGALANSFAIALTSTALAVLLGGLAALGLRHPAMPGKRVIEVLLIAPMIVPAVIVGVGMYFVFSSAGLTRSYTGLVLAHTTLAVPFVIVNVGAALGGLNQRLLWAAASMGATPRVTLRQVTLPLISPGLVSGALFAFATSLDEVVVTLFLAGPDQRTLPREMFTTAREALSPVLLAAATIMVLFATVLLLLSRSLSRR from the coding sequence ATGATCCGCAATCCCAACCGCGGGCCGCTGGCCTGGTTCGGCAACCTCGGCCTGTCGCTCAGTGGCGTGCTGGTGCTGGCGTTCCTGCTGCTGCCGATCCTGGTGGTGCTGCCGCTGTCGTTCAGCGACAACCGCTACATGTCGCTGCCACTGGGCAGTTTCACCCTGCACTGGTACGAGCAGTTCTTCGGCTCCAGCCAGTGGCTGGGCGCGCTGGCCAACAGCTTCGCCATCGCCCTGACCAGCACCGCCCTGGCGGTGTTGCTCGGTGGCCTGGCGGCGCTCGGTCTGCGCCATCCGGCGATGCCCGGCAAGCGCGTGATCGAAGTGCTGCTGATCGCGCCGATGATCGTGCCGGCGGTGATCGTCGGAGTCGGCATGTACTTCGTGTTTTCCAGTGCCGGCCTGACCCGCAGCTACACAGGCCTGGTGCTGGCCCACACGACCCTGGCGGTGCCCTTCGTCATCGTCAACGTCGGCGCCGCGCTGGGTGGTCTCAACCAACGGTTGTTGTGGGCGGCGGCCAGCATGGGCGCGACACCCAGGGTGACGCTGCGCCAGGTGACCTTGCCGCTGATTTCGCCGGGCCTGGTCTCGGGCGCGCTGTTCGCCTTCGCCACCTCGCTGGACGAAGTGGTGGTAACGCTGTTCCTCGCCGGCCCCGACCAACGCACCCTGCCGCGGGAGATGTTCACCACCGCCCGCGAAGCCTTGAGCCCGGTGCTGCTGGCCGCCGCGACCATCATGGTGCTGTTCGCCACCGTGCTGCTGTTGCTCTCGCGCTCGCTGTCCCGTCGCTAA
- a CDS encoding MFS transporter translates to MNLISRNTFVSEQDCSLYNRIAWRILPFLFVLYVVAFLDRVNVGFAKLQMAADVGLSDMAFGFGAGVFFLGYCLFEIPSNMMLQRVGARLWIARIMVVWGIISTSMMFVSSPTSFYILRFLLGVAEAGFYPGVVLYLTYWLPSYAQSQGLACLSLGVGFAGVIGGPLSGWIMQTFAGMHGLAGWQWLFLLEGLPAVILGIVVFFYLDDRPGKVRWLSPAQNAKVVADLDRQRREHEQAGATHTFRSAFRHRALWCLVFVNFALLCGTYGVSFWLPQIIRNLGEQTLLQTGLLSAVPFAVGSVCMLIVGKHSDRTRERRWHASLSILAACLGLALSATFHNQPVLCLASLCLAMAGSLSAFNVLWAIPGTLLTGAATGVGIALMTTVGNLGGYASPFMMGWIKQASGHLEYGLFVLAALNLVAALVMARVRSQAAPVTAIGTAG, encoded by the coding sequence ATGAATCTCATTTCCCGCAATACCTTTGTCAGCGAGCAGGATTGCTCGCTGTACAACCGCATCGCCTGGCGCATCCTGCCGTTCCTCTTCGTGCTCTATGTCGTGGCCTTCCTCGACCGCGTCAACGTCGGCTTCGCCAAATTGCAGATGGCTGCCGACGTGGGCTTGAGCGACATGGCCTTCGGCTTTGGCGCCGGGGTGTTCTTCCTCGGTTACTGCCTGTTCGAGATCCCCAGCAACATGATGCTGCAGCGCGTCGGCGCACGTCTGTGGATAGCGCGGATCATGGTGGTGTGGGGCATCATCTCGACGTCGATGATGTTCGTCTCCAGCCCCACCTCGTTCTACATCCTGCGTTTTTTGCTGGGGGTGGCCGAAGCCGGTTTCTATCCCGGCGTCGTGCTGTACCTGACGTACTGGCTGCCGTCCTATGCGCAATCCCAGGGCCTGGCCTGCCTTAGCCTGGGCGTGGGTTTCGCCGGGGTGATCGGTGGGCCGCTGTCGGGCTGGATCATGCAGACCTTCGCCGGCATGCACGGCCTGGCCGGCTGGCAATGGCTGTTTCTGCTCGAAGGCCTGCCCGCGGTGATCCTCGGCATCGTGGTGTTCTTCTACCTCGATGATCGTCCGGGCAAGGTGCGTTGGCTCAGCCCCGCGCAGAACGCCAAGGTGGTCGCCGACCTCGACCGCCAACGCCGCGAACACGAGCAGGCCGGTGCCACCCACACGTTCCGTAGCGCCTTCCGCCACCGCGCGTTGTGGTGCCTGGTGTTCGTCAACTTCGCCCTGTTGTGCGGCACCTATGGCGTGAGCTTCTGGCTGCCGCAAATCATCCGCAACCTGGGTGAGCAGACGCTGTTGCAGACCGGCCTGCTGTCGGCCGTGCCGTTTGCGGTGGGCTCGGTGTGCATGCTGATCGTTGGCAAGCATTCGGACCGCACCCGCGAGCGCCGCTGGCACGCCTCGCTGTCGATCCTCGCCGCGTGCCTGGGCCTGGCCCTGAGCGCGACCTTCCACAACCAGCCGGTGTTGTGCCTGGCCAGCCTGTGCCTGGCGATGGCCGGCAGCCTGTCGGCGTTCAACGTGCTGTGGGCGATCCCCGGCACCCTGCTGACCGGTGCCGCCACCGGCGTCGGTATCGCCCTGATGACCACCGTCGGCAACCTCGGCGGCTATGCCAGCCCGTTCATGATGGGTTGGATCAAGCAAGCCAGCGGGCACCTGGAATACGGCCTGTTCGTCCTCGCCGCGCTGAACCTGGTGGCCGCGCTGGTGATGGCCCGGGTGCGCTCCCAGGCCGCGCCCGTCACCGCCATTGGTACCGCAGGCTGA